The following are encoded in a window of Pangasianodon hypophthalmus isolate fPanHyp1 chromosome 14, fPanHyp1.pri, whole genome shotgun sequence genomic DNA:
- the si:dkey-35i13.1 gene encoding uncharacterized protein C11orf87 homolog, with amino-acid sequence MSAGSSESLALSIPPCTSNGTARANGTCADPTDPLFRSFSSTMVLLVLVAMIAGTVLVSLATFHLHKSKMRKRKMQKAQEEYERDSGRPKAVRGKPSSRHCVMERPTAVQKSDLNAKRSDKEAADSAGIPGKECTDYTRHTSQTRGDHLLESVAVS; translated from the coding sequence ATGAGCGCCGGGTCTTCCGAAAGCCTGGCGCTTTCGATCCCACCGTGCACCTCGAATGGCACGGCGCGCGCCAATGGCACGTGCGCCGACCCCACCGATCCGCTCTTCCGGTCGTTTTCGTCCACGATGGTGTTGTTAGTGCTTGTGGCGATGATCGCCGGCACTGTCCTGGTCTCCCTCGCCACCTTTCACCTGCACAAGAGCAAGATGAGGAAGCGCAAAATGCAGAAAGCGCAGGAGGAGTACGAACGCGACAGCGGCCGCCCCAAAGCCGTGCGAGGGAAGCCAAGCAGCAGACACTGCGTAATGGAGAGACCCACGGCGGTGCAGAAAAGCGACCTGAACGCCAAAAGATCGGATAAAGAAGCCGCTGACAGTGCAGGCATCCCGGGGAAAGAGTGCACGGATTATACGAGACATACGAGCCAGACGCGCGGAGATCACCTGTTGGAATCCGTCGCGGTGTCTTGA